The Lysobacter sp. genome includes a window with the following:
- a CDS encoding ABC transporter ATP-binding protein, producing the protein MSPTVPDRFLADRSLAQLRGSRKRYGATLALDGVDLSLQRGEVLALLGANGAGKSTAIALLLGLLAADEGSAELFGQPPGDMAVRRRMGVMLQSAGIPETSRVCELLDLTRSYYPSPRSVADCVALAGLEGLMDRRYGRLSGGQQRRVQFALAICGNPEVLFLDEPTTGLDIDARQRMWATIRQLVADGVGILLTTHYLEEAEALAQRVVVLNSGKVVAAGRMHDIRALVSQRRIRCLSALDVARVASWPGVRSALRGGDGNPARIEVLTDATEPVVRRLLAEDAALSELEVQRAGLADAFLEITRQTPVQEAA; encoded by the coding sequence ATGAGCCCGACCGTTCCTGACCGATTCCTTGCTGACCGATCCCTCGCGCAACTGCGCGGCAGCCGCAAGCGCTACGGCGCCACCCTGGCGCTGGACGGGGTCGACCTGTCCCTCCAGCGCGGCGAAGTGCTGGCCCTGCTCGGCGCCAACGGCGCCGGCAAAAGCACCGCGATCGCGCTGCTGCTGGGGTTGCTGGCGGCCGACGAAGGCAGCGCCGAGCTGTTCGGGCAGCCTCCGGGCGACATGGCCGTGCGCAGGCGCATGGGCGTGATGCTGCAGTCGGCGGGCATCCCCGAGACCAGCCGGGTCTGCGAACTGCTCGATCTCACGCGCAGCTATTACCCGTCGCCGCGCAGCGTGGCCGACTGCGTCGCGCTCGCCGGACTGGAAGGCCTGATGGACCGGCGCTACGGCCGGCTGTCGGGCGGCCAGCAGCGGCGCGTGCAGTTCGCACTGGCGATCTGCGGCAACCCCGAAGTGCTGTTCCTCGACGAACCCACCACCGGTCTGGACATCGATGCGCGCCAGCGGATGTGGGCGACGATCCGGCAACTGGTGGCCGACGGTGTCGGGATCCTGCTGACCACGCACTATCTGGAGGAAGCCGAAGCGCTGGCGCAGCGGGTGGTGGTGCTCAACAGCGGCAAGGTCGTCGCGGCCGGGCGCATGCACGACATCCGCGCGCTGGTGTCCCAGCGGCGCATCCGCTGCCTGTCGGCGCTCGATGTCGCACGCGTCGCCAGCTGGCCGGGCGTGCGCAGCGCGCTGCGCGGTGGCGACGGCAATCCTGCGCGGATCGAAGTGCTGACCGATGCCACCGAGCCGGTGGTGCGCCGGCTGCTGGCCGAGGACGCCGCCCTGAGCGAACTCGAAGTGCAGCGCGCCGGTCTCGCCGACGCCTTTCTCGAAATCACCCGCCAG
- a CDS encoding efflux RND transporter periplasmic adaptor subunit, with translation MNTNADLLKELRIDRNASAEPPSSRRGLWIGLVATAVVALLGIGGWKLFAGNDSIEVRMASAAPIAASSSGAASVLDATGYVVPRRIATVSAKVTGKVREILIEEGMRVEAGQILATLDPIDADSSRALAQSQLEASRSQVDSVSAQLKEAEANASRLGQLIGQKLVSRQQYEQAVAARDSLRAQLITAQRNAQVSSDSLRIADNGVDNTIVRAPFAGIIIAKSAQPGEIISPAAAGGGFTRTGIGTIVDMDSLEIEVDVNEAYIGKVQPKMPVEATLNAYPDWKIPAEVIAIIPTADRSKATVKVRIALLQRDGRIVPDMGVRVSFLDKKTATDPAAPVAPKPVGVLVPNDAITQRKIEGKDTDIVFIVEEGKAIATPVQTAEVRGEQRVVLSGLSPGDTVVSAPPVELQDGAEVSEKAAK, from the coding sequence ATGAATACCAACGCTGATCTGCTCAAGGAACTTCGCATCGACCGCAACGCCTCCGCCGAACCACCGTCCTCGCGGCGCGGTCTCTGGATCGGCCTGGTCGCGACCGCCGTGGTGGCGCTGCTCGGAATCGGCGGCTGGAAGCTGTTCGCCGGCAACGACAGTATCGAAGTCCGCATGGCCTCCGCCGCCCCGATCGCCGCCAGCAGCAGCGGGGCCGCCTCGGTGCTGGACGCCACCGGCTATGTCGTTCCGCGCCGCATCGCCACGGTTTCGGCGAAAGTCACCGGCAAGGTCCGCGAAATCCTGATCGAGGAAGGCATGCGGGTGGAAGCCGGCCAGATCCTGGCGACGCTCGATCCGATCGACGCCGACTCGTCGCGCGCATTGGCGCAATCGCAATTGGAAGCCTCGCGCAGTCAGGTCGACAGCGTTTCCGCGCAATTGAAGGAAGCGGAAGCCAACGCTTCGCGCCTGGGCCAACTGATCGGCCAGAAGCTGGTTTCGCGCCAACAGTATGAGCAGGCCGTCGCCGCGCGCGACTCGCTGCGCGCGCAGTTGATCACCGCGCAGCGCAACGCCCAGGTGTCCTCCGATTCGCTGCGCATCGCCGACAACGGCGTGGACAACACCATCGTTCGCGCGCCGTTCGCCGGCATCATCATCGCCAAATCCGCGCAGCCGGGCGAAATCATCTCGCCGGCCGCCGCGGGCGGCGGCTTCACCCGCACCGGTATCGGCACCATCGTCGATATGGATTCGCTGGAAATCGAAGTGGATGTCAACGAGGCCTACATCGGCAAAGTCCAGCCGAAGATGCCGGTGGAGGCGACCCTCAACGCCTACCCGGACTGGAAGATTCCGGCCGAAGTCATCGCGATCATTCCCACCGCCGACCGCAGCAAGGCCACGGTGAAGGTCCGCATCGCACTGCTGCAGCGCGACGGACGCATCGTCCCGGACATGGGCGTGCGGGTGAGCTTCCTCGACAAGAAGACCGCTACCGACCCGGCGGCGCCCGTGGCGCCCAAACCGGTCGGCGTACTGGTCCCCAACGATGCCATCACCCAGCGCAAGATCGAGGGCAAGGACACCGATATCGTCTTCATCGTCGAGGAGGGCAAGGCGATCGCCACGCCCGTCCAGACGGCGGAGGTCCGCGGCGAGCAGCGCGTGGTGCTGTCCGGCCTGTCGCCCGGCGACACCGTGGTCTCCGCACCGCCCGTCGAGCTGCAGGACGGGGCCGAAGTGTCCGAAAAGGCCGCCAAGTAA